A genome region from Arthrobacter sp. V1I9 includes the following:
- a CDS encoding ZIP family metal transporter, with the protein MPIWVQALLWGAVAGGALVLGSGIAWLWSVPPKIVGTVMAFGAGVLISALAFELVDEAVEGGGLLPTVIGFLAGALIFVGSNILLSRAGAKHRKRSGQQQPSEKEEPGSGTAIAVGALIDGIPESVVLGLGLITAGTVSPAMLAAVIISNVPEGLSSTAGMKKAGRGPTYVFGIWIAIAILCGAASLLGYAALENAPAELVAFITAIAAGGILAMLADTMIPEAFEEHHNLTGFTAAVGFLTAFTIHHTGG; encoded by the coding sequence ATGCCGATTTGGGTGCAGGCCCTGTTATGGGGCGCTGTCGCCGGTGGAGCCCTCGTTTTGGGATCCGGAATTGCCTGGCTGTGGAGCGTCCCGCCCAAAATCGTCGGCACCGTGATGGCGTTCGGAGCAGGTGTCCTGATTTCAGCGCTTGCCTTCGAACTGGTCGACGAGGCGGTGGAAGGCGGAGGGCTGCTGCCGACGGTCATTGGCTTTCTGGCTGGTGCGCTCATCTTTGTCGGTTCCAACATCCTGCTGAGCAGAGCTGGTGCGAAACATCGGAAACGGTCCGGGCAACAGCAACCTTCGGAAAAGGAAGAGCCCGGCAGTGGCACCGCAATTGCAGTCGGGGCGCTGATTGACGGGATCCCGGAGTCGGTAGTTCTGGGGCTGGGCCTTATCACCGCCGGCACCGTTAGCCCAGCCATGCTGGCTGCCGTAATTATCTCTAACGTTCCCGAGGGTCTGTCCAGTACGGCCGGGATGAAGAAAGCCGGGCGTGGGCCCACATATGTTTTTGGTATTTGGATTGCCATAGCAATCCTTTGCGGAGCAGCCTCCCTACTTGGCTACGCCGCCCTGGAAAATGCCCCGGCAGAACTCGTCGCCTTCATTACTGCGATCGCGGCTGGCGGCATCCTTGCCATGCTGGCCGACACGATGATCCCCGAAGCCTTCGAAGAACACCACAACCTCACAGGTTTCACAGCAGCCGTGGGGTTTCTGACCGCCTTCACCATTCACCACACCGGCGGCTAA